The following proteins are co-located in the Hydrogenophaga sp. RAC07 genome:
- a CDS encoding prephenate dehydrogenase, which translates to MFEQLGLIGCGMMGGSFALALKRAGLVKRVVGYSKSPSTTERARQLGVIDVEAPSALLAVSGADLVLLAVPVSATEATFKAIRHLVRGDVLIMDVGSTKREVIDAARRVLKDQVGVFVPTHPIAGKELAGVDHADPDLYKGRQIILTPIERTLTSQLEKAHKVWTALGCHVKQMSPEAHDAAYAAVSHLPHLVAFALMNGIHSQPQAEDFLSLAGPGFRDFTRIAASDPVVWRDILMSNREELLAQSRLFQRALHALETAINADNPDALEALIDQASSARAHWRMSAIKPQG; encoded by the coding sequence ATGTTTGAACAACTGGGATTGATCGGCTGCGGGATGATGGGCGGTTCGTTTGCGCTGGCCCTCAAGCGCGCCGGTCTGGTCAAGCGCGTGGTCGGCTACAGCAAGTCGCCGTCCACCACCGAGCGGGCGCGCCAACTCGGTGTGATCGACGTGGAAGCACCCTCTGCGCTGCTGGCCGTGTCGGGTGCCGATCTGGTGCTGCTGGCGGTGCCGGTCTCGGCCACGGAAGCCACCTTCAAGGCCATCCGCCATCTGGTGCGCGGCGACGTGCTGATCATGGACGTGGGATCGACCAAGCGCGAAGTGATCGACGCCGCGCGCCGCGTGCTGAAAGACCAGGTGGGGGTGTTCGTGCCCACGCACCCGATCGCGGGCAAGGAGCTCGCCGGCGTCGACCACGCCGACCCCGATCTGTACAAGGGTCGCCAGATCATCCTCACGCCCATCGAGCGCACGCTCACTTCGCAGTTGGAAAAAGCGCACAAGGTCTGGACCGCACTCGGCTGCCACGTCAAACAGATGTCGCCCGAGGCACACGACGCGGCCTACGCAGCGGTGAGCCACCTGCCGCACCTGGTGGCGTTTGCCTTGATGAACGGCATCCACAGCCAGCCGCAGGCCGAGGACTTCCTCTCACTCGCAGGTCCAGGTTTTCGCGATTTCACCCGCATCGCCGCCAGCGACCCGGTGGTCTGGCGCGACATCCTGATGTCCAACCGCGAAGAGCTGCTCGCGCAATCGCGCTTGTTCCAGCGCGCCTTGCACGCGCTGGAGACCGCGATCAACGCCGACAACCCGGATGCGCTGGAGGCCTTGATCGATCAAGCCAGCAGTGCCCGCGCCCATTGGCGCATGTCCGCCATCAAGCCCCAGGGCTGA
- the pheA gene encoding prephenate dehydratase produces MTQPTQSDALAALRVQIDSLDQQLLSLLNQRARVAEEVGVIKRHEGSPFFRPDRVAQVIEKIQGANQGPLLNQHVAAIWREIMSACLALEAPQRVAVLGPQGTFCEQAAIEFFGSAANLIYCADFDEVFHATAAGTAQYGVVGMENSTEGVVARSLDLFLRSPVHVVGEVSMLIRHNLLRQLNTLDGIEVVMAHPQALAQCQNWLSQHLPRAEKRAVSSNAEGARLAATNPAWAGIASERAAAQFGLHIVSHAIQDEAYNRTRFAVIALPQTLAMPPASGRDCTSLVVSVPNRPGAVHDLLVPLKNNGVSMTRFESRPAKSGQWEYYFYIDIAGHPSQPHVAAALQELQGLCAFYKVLGAYPVNE; encoded by the coding sequence ATGACCCAACCCACCCAGTCCGACGCCCTCGCGGCCTTGCGCGTGCAGATCGACTCACTTGATCAGCAGTTGCTGTCGTTGCTCAACCAGCGCGCACGCGTGGCTGAAGAAGTCGGCGTCATCAAACGCCACGAAGGCTCGCCGTTCTTCAGACCCGACCGCGTGGCCCAGGTCATTGAAAAGATCCAGGGCGCCAACCAGGGTCCGCTGCTGAACCAGCATGTGGCTGCCATCTGGCGCGAGATCATGTCGGCCTGCCTTGCACTCGAAGCGCCGCAACGTGTGGCCGTGCTGGGCCCACAAGGCACCTTCTGCGAACAGGCGGCCATCGAATTCTTCGGCAGCGCTGCCAACCTGATTTACTGCGCCGACTTCGACGAGGTCTTTCACGCCACCGCTGCCGGCACCGCGCAGTACGGCGTGGTCGGCATGGAAAATTCCACCGAAGGCGTGGTGGCGCGGTCGCTGGACTTGTTCCTGCGCTCGCCCGTGCATGTGGTCGGCGAGGTGAGCATGCTGATTCGCCACAACCTGCTGCGCCAGCTCAACACGCTGGACGGCATTGAAGTGGTGATGGCGCATCCGCAGGCCTTGGCCCAATGCCAGAACTGGTTGTCGCAGCACCTGCCCAGGGCCGAAAAGCGGGCAGTGTCCAGCAATGCAGAAGGCGCCCGTCTGGCCGCCACCAACCCCGCGTGGGCGGGCATCGCCAGCGAGCGCGCTGCGGCCCAGTTCGGCTTGCACATCGTCTCGCACGCCATCCAGGACGAGGCGTACAACCGCACGCGTTTTGCCGTGATCGCCCTGCCCCAGACCCTGGCCATGCCGCCCGCCTCGGGGCGCGATTGCACCAGCCTGGTGGTGTCGGTGCCGAACCGGCCCGGTGCGGTGCACGACCTGCTGGTGCCGCTGAAGAACAACGGCGTGTCGATGACACGTTTCGAGTCGCGTCCTGCGAAATCCGGTCAATGGGAGTACTACTTCTACATCGACATCGCCGGCCACCCATCGCAGCCTCACGTGGCTGCCGCACTGCAAGAGCTTCAGGGTCTGTGCGCTTTTTACAAGGTGCTGGGCGCATACCCGGTGAACGAATGA
- the serC gene encoding 3-phosphoserine/phosphohydroxythreonine transaminase — protein MARPYNFSAGPAAMPAEVLQQAADEMLDWHGSGMSVMEMSHRGKEFGEIMEAAQADLRELLAIPDNFHILFMQGGGLAENAIVPLNLSRGGQVDFVVTGSWSQKSIKEAARYAKAALAASNAESSHTTLPAPGSWRLSADAQYVHICSNETIHGIEFHELPDLKALGSNAPLVIDFSSHVASRTVDWSRVGLAFGGAQKNLGPAGLTLVVVREDLLGHALPACPSAFDYTTVAANGSMYNTPPTYSIYMAGLTFQWLKRQTEGGLSGVAAMEQRNIAKASLLYDFIDGSSLYLNKVARDCRSRMNVPFFLRDEALNDAFLAGAKAAGLLQLKGHKSVGGMRASIYNAMPLAGVQALVQFMREFEKARA, from the coding sequence ATGGCGCGGCCCTACAACTTCTCCGCCGGTCCGGCCGCCATGCCGGCTGAAGTGCTGCAACAGGCCGCTGACGAGATGCTCGACTGGCACGGCAGCGGCATGAGCGTGATGGAGATGAGCCACCGCGGCAAGGAGTTCGGCGAGATCATGGAAGCGGCGCAGGCCGACCTGCGCGAACTGCTCGCCATCCCGGACAACTTCCACATCCTGTTCATGCAGGGTGGTGGATTGGCCGAAAACGCCATCGTCCCACTGAACCTCTCGCGCGGCGGACAGGTCGATTTTGTGGTGACGGGCAGTTGGAGCCAGAAGTCCATCAAGGAAGCCGCCCGCTATGCCAAGGCAGCGTTGGCTGCCAGCAATGCAGAATCCAGCCACACCACCCTCCCAGCGCCCGGCTCGTGGCGGCTCAGCGCAGACGCCCAATACGTGCATATCTGCAGCAACGAAACGATCCACGGCATCGAGTTTCATGAGTTGCCCGACCTGAAGGCACTGGGCAGCAACGCGCCGCTGGTGATCGACTTCTCGTCACACGTGGCCTCGCGCACGGTCGACTGGTCGCGCGTTGGCCTGGCCTTTGGCGGTGCGCAGAAAAACCTGGGTCCGGCCGGCCTGACCTTGGTTGTCGTGCGAGAAGATCTGCTCGGCCACGCCCTGCCCGCCTGTCCGAGCGCCTTTGACTACACAACGGTGGCAGCGAACGGTTCGATGTACAACACGCCGCCCACGTACAGCATCTACATGGCGGGGCTGACGTTTCAGTGGCTCAAGCGCCAGACCGAGGGCGGTCTGAGTGGTGTGGCGGCGATGGAGCAGCGCAACATCGCCAAGGCCTCGCTGCTGTACGACTTCATCGACGGCTCTTCGCTTTACCTCAACAAGGTCGCGCGGGACTGCCGCTCGCGCATGAACGTACCGTTCTTCCTGCGCGACGAAGCCTTGAACGACGCTTTCCTGGCGGGCGCCAAAGCCGCCGGCCTGCTGCAACTCAAGGGACACAAATCGGTGGGCGGCATGCGCGCCAGCATCTACAACGCCATGCCGCTTGCAGGCGTTCAGGCGCTGGTGCAGTTCATGCGCGAATTTGAAAAGGCACGGGCCTGA
- the gyrA gene encoding DNA gyrase subunit A encodes MTQFAKETLPISLEEEMRRSYLDYAMSVIVGRALPDARDGLKPVHRRVLFAMHELNNDWNRPYKKSARIVGDVIGKYHPHGDSAVYDTIVRMAQDFSLRHMLVDGQGNFGSVDGDNAAAMRYTEIRLSKISHEMLADIDKETVNFGPNYDGSEKEPLVLPSRLPNLLVNGSSGIAVGMATNIPPHNLNEVVDACLHLLKNPEASIDELMEIIPAPDFPTAGIIYGINGVKDGYRTGRGRVVMRAKCHFEDIDRGQRQSIIVDELPYQVNKKTLQERIAELVHEKKIEGISHIQDESDKSGMRLVIELKRGEVPEVVLNNLYKQTQLQDTFGINMVALVDGQPRLCNLKDLIQVFLEHRREVVTRRTVFNLRKARERGHVLEGLAVALANIDDFIRIIRESPTPPVAKAELMARPWDSQLVREMLTRTRADGGVINADDYRPDGLEKAFGMGSDGLYRLSETQAQEILQMRLQRLTGLEQDKIVAEYKEVMGEIDDLLDILSKPERVSTIIGDELVVVKQEFGQTKLGARRSEIEHNAQDLATEDLITPTDMVVTLSHSGYIKSQPLSEYRAQKRGGRGKQATATKEDDWIDQLFIANTHDYILCFSNRGRLYWLKVWEVPAGSRGSRGRPIVNMFPLQEGEKINVVLPLTGEMRTFPSDRFVFMATSMGTVKKTALDEFSNPRKAGIIAVDLDENDFLIGAALTDGQHDVMLFSDGGKAVRFDENDVRPMGRNARGVRGMMIEETQSVIAMLVAEDEDQSVLTATINGYGKRTPISEYTRHGRGTKGMIAIQQSERNGKVVAATLVHTDDEIMLITDKGVLVRTRVSEIREMGRATQGVTLIALDEGAELSGLQRIVENDANVPELDEPNEADDPGLEA; translated from the coding sequence ATGACACAGTTCGCCAAAGAGACCCTGCCCATCAGTCTTGAAGAGGAAATGCGCCGCAGCTACCTCGACTACGCGATGAGCGTGATTGTCGGGCGAGCACTTCCTGACGCACGCGATGGCCTCAAGCCCGTGCACCGACGCGTGCTGTTTGCCATGCACGAGCTCAACAACGACTGGAACCGGCCTTACAAGAAGTCGGCCCGTATCGTCGGCGATGTGATCGGCAAGTACCACCCGCACGGCGACAGCGCGGTCTACGACACGATCGTGCGAATGGCGCAGGATTTTTCGCTTCGTCACATGCTGGTGGACGGCCAGGGCAACTTCGGTTCGGTGGACGGCGACAACGCCGCAGCCATGCGGTACACCGAAATCCGCTTGTCGAAGATCTCGCACGAGATGCTCGCCGACATCGACAAGGAAACCGTCAATTTCGGTCCCAACTACGACGGCTCTGAAAAGGAGCCTCTGGTACTCCCTTCGCGCCTGCCCAACCTGCTGGTCAACGGTTCCTCCGGCATCGCGGTCGGCATGGCCACCAACATTCCACCGCACAACCTCAATGAGGTGGTGGATGCGTGTCTGCATTTGCTGAAGAACCCGGAAGCGTCTATTGACGAATTGATGGAAATCATCCCGGCGCCCGACTTCCCCACCGCCGGCATCATTTACGGCATCAATGGCGTGAAGGATGGCTACCGCACCGGCCGAGGGCGCGTGGTGATGCGCGCGAAATGCCACTTCGAGGACATCGACCGCGGTCAACGCCAGTCCATCATCGTGGACGAGTTGCCCTACCAGGTGAACAAGAAGACGCTGCAGGAGCGCATTGCCGAGCTTGTCCACGAGAAAAAGATCGAGGGCATCAGCCACATCCAGGACGAGTCGGACAAATCGGGCATGCGCCTGGTGATCGAGCTCAAGCGTGGCGAAGTGCCCGAGGTGGTCCTGAACAACCTGTACAAGCAGACGCAACTGCAGGACACCTTCGGCATCAACATGGTGGCGCTGGTCGATGGGCAGCCCCGTCTGTGCAACCTGAAAGATCTGATCCAGGTGTTCCTGGAGCATCGCCGCGAGGTGGTGACGCGCCGCACGGTGTTCAATTTGCGCAAGGCGCGCGAGCGCGGCCACGTGCTCGAAGGCCTCGCCGTGGCGCTGGCCAACATCGACGACTTCATCCGCATCATCCGCGAATCGCCCACGCCTCCGGTGGCCAAGGCCGAACTGATGGCCCGCCCGTGGGACAGCCAGCTGGTGCGCGAGATGCTCACCCGCACGCGTGCCGACGGTGGCGTGATCAACGCCGACGACTACCGGCCCGACGGTCTGGAAAAGGCCTTCGGCATGGGCAGCGACGGTCTGTACCGACTGTCCGAAACGCAGGCGCAAGAAATCCTGCAAATGCGCCTGCAGCGCCTGACCGGACTGGAGCAGGACAAGATCGTGGCCGAGTACAAGGAAGTCATGGGCGAGATTGACGATCTGCTCGACATCCTTTCGAAGCCTGAACGCGTCTCCACCATCATTGGCGACGAGTTGGTCGTCGTGAAGCAGGAATTCGGTCAAACCAAGCTGGGCGCGCGCCGCAGCGAGATCGAGCACAACGCTCAAGACCTCGCTACCGAAGACCTGATCACGCCCACCGACATGGTGGTCACGCTCAGCCACAGCGGCTACATCAAAAGCCAACCGCTCTCGGAGTACCGGGCGCAAAAGCGCGGCGGTCGCGGCAAACAGGCCACCGCCACCAAGGAAGACGACTGGATCGACCAGCTCTTCATTGCCAACACGCACGACTACATCCTCTGTTTCTCCAACCGCGGCAGGCTCTACTGGCTCAAGGTCTGGGAAGTGCCGGCGGGTTCGCGAGGTTCCCGCGGCCGCCCCATCGTCAACATGTTCCCGTTGCAAGAAGGCGAAAAGATCAATGTGGTGCTGCCGCTCACCGGCGAGATGCGCACCTTTCCGTCGGACCGTTTTGTGTTCATGGCAACAAGCATGGGCACGGTCAAGAAAACCGCGCTGGATGAATTCAGCAACCCGCGCAAGGCCGGCATCATCGCGGTGGATCTGGACGAAAACGACTTCCTGATCGGCGCTGCGCTCACCGACGGCCAGCACGACGTGATGCTGTTCAGCGACGGTGGCAAGGCCGTGCGCTTTGACGAAAACGACGTGCGCCCCATGGGCCGCAACGCGCGTGGCGTGCGCGGCATGATGATCGAAGAGACGCAAAGCGTGATCGCCATGCTGGTGGCCGAGGACGAAGACCAGAGCGTGCTGACCGCCACCATCAACGGTTACGGCAAACGCACGCCGATTTCCGAATACACCCGCCACGGGCGCGGCACCAAAGGCATGATCGCCATCCAGCAAAGCGAGCGCAACGGCAAGGTCGTGGCGGCCACGCTGGTGCACACAGACGACGAGATCATGCTGATCACCGACAAGGGCGTGCTGGTGCGCACCCGCGTCTCGGAGATCCGCGAAATGGGCCGAGCCACGCAAGGTGTCACCCTGATCGCGCTGGACGAGGGCGCCGAGCTCTCGGGCCTGCAGCGCATCGTTGAAAACGACGCCAACGTGCCCGAGCTGGATGAGCCGAACGAGGCCGACGATCCAGGCCTTGAGGCGTGA
- the ompA gene encoding outer membrane protein OmpA, with amino-acid sequence MKKLNKVAMLIATVAMASAAGAQTIDNWRNGTNDIVWKNGTNELCWRNANWTPATAAVGCDGAIVPVAAPAPAPAPAPAPAAAPAPAPAPAAAPAPAASKVTYAADAFFDFDKAVLKPEGKAKLDDLASKVSGINLEVVIAVGHTDSTGAAGYNQALSNRRAEAVKAYLVSKGIESNRIYTEGKGLTQPVADNATREGRAKNRRVEVEVVGTRANK; translated from the coding sequence ATGAAAAAACTCAACAAAGTGGCAATGCTGATCGCAACGGTCGCCATGGCATCGGCCGCTGGCGCCCAAACCATCGACAACTGGCGCAATGGCACCAATGACATCGTTTGGAAAAACGGTACCAATGAACTGTGCTGGCGCAATGCCAACTGGACGCCTGCCACGGCAGCCGTCGGTTGCGATGGCGCGATCGTTCCCGTTGCCGCTCCTGCACCCGCACCAGCTCCTGCACCCGCTCCTGCCGCTGCTCCAGCTCCTGCACCCGCTCCTGCCGCTGCTCCAGCACCTGCTGCCTCCAAAGTCACCTACGCCGCTGATGCGTTCTTTGACTTCGACAAAGCCGTGCTCAAGCCCGAAGGCAAAGCCAAGCTGGACGACCTCGCCAGCAAAGTGTCCGGCATCAACCTGGAAGTGGTGATCGCTGTGGGTCACACCGACTCCACCGGTGCCGCTGGCTACAACCAGGCGCTGTCGAACCGCCGCGCTGAAGCCGTGAAGGCCTACTTGGTGAGCAAGGGCATCGAAAGCAACCGCATCTACACCGAAGGCAAGGGCCTGACCCAGCCAGTGGCCGACAACGCCACCCGCGAAGGCCGCGCCAAGAACCGCCGCGTTGAAGTTGAAGTGGTTGGCACCCGCGCCAACAAGTAA
- the ubiG gene encoding bifunctional 2-polyprenyl-6-hydroxyphenol methylase/3-demethylubiquinol 3-O-methyltransferase UbiG, translating to MNAHINADPAELAKFSELAHRWWDPESEFRPLHQINPLRLTWIDALAEIKGKRVLDIGCGGGILSDAMARKGALVTGIDLSTKALRVAQLHALEAGTANVDYQEISAEAMAQQEPASFDVVTCMEMLEHVPDPSSVVRACAALVKPGGWVFFSTLNRNPKAFLFAILGAEYVLQLLPKGTHEYAKFIKPSELARYAREVGLELTDTRGMEYNPLTRRYWLSGNTSVNYLFATRKA from the coding sequence ATGAATGCACATATCAATGCCGACCCTGCGGAGTTGGCCAAGTTTTCCGAACTGGCTCATCGTTGGTGGGATCCCGAAAGCGAGTTTCGGCCTTTGCACCAGATCAATCCATTGCGTTTGACCTGGATTGATGCTTTGGCTGAGATCAAAGGCAAACGGGTGCTGGACATTGGTTGTGGCGGCGGCATTCTTTCAGACGCCATGGCGCGCAAGGGCGCATTGGTGACCGGCATTGACTTGTCCACCAAGGCGCTTCGCGTGGCGCAATTGCACGCGCTGGAAGCGGGCACCGCCAACGTCGACTACCAGGAAATCAGTGCGGAGGCCATGGCCCAGCAGGAGCCGGCGTCCTTTGACGTGGTCACCTGCATGGAAATGCTTGAGCACGTGCCCGATCCTTCCTCGGTTGTGAGGGCCTGCGCTGCACTGGTCAAGCCCGGCGGCTGGGTGTTCTTCTCGACGCTCAACCGCAACCCTAAGGCTTTTCTGTTCGCCATCCTCGGTGCCGAATACGTGTTGCAGTTGCTGCCCAAGGGCACGCACGAGTACGCGAAGTTCATCAAACCGAGTGAACTGGCCCGCTACGCGCGTGAAGTCGGTCTTGAACTGACCGACACACGAGGCATGGAATACAACCCGCTGACGCGTCGCTACTGGTTGAGTGGCAACACCAGCGTGAACTACCTGTTTGCCACCCGCAAGGCATGA
- a CDS encoding HAD-IA family hydrolase → MTLAVFRNVRAVLFDLDGTLIDSAPDLGAAADGMRLRRGLASLPLAEYRPHVGSGARGMLQVAFGMDAQHGEYEHYKEEFFVHYESCLTQRTRPFDGVDLLVAALLQRGLRWGVVTNKAKRFTTPLTRSMGLFDSASTVISGDTTPHAKPHPEPLLEAARRMALLPGQCIYVGDDERDVRAGRSAGMGTVAACYGYLGAGANVASWGADAEVSSPLQVLQLLEPS, encoded by the coding sequence ATGACTCTGGCTGTTTTTCGAAATGTGCGTGCCGTGTTGTTCGATCTGGATGGCACGCTGATCGACAGCGCGCCCGATCTGGGCGCTGCCGCGGATGGCATGCGGTTGCGGCGAGGCCTGGCGTCCCTACCGTTGGCGGAGTATCGGCCCCATGTGGGATCCGGTGCACGTGGCATGTTGCAGGTGGCTTTCGGCATGGATGCACAACACGGGGAATACGAGCACTACAAGGAAGAGTTCTTCGTCCATTACGAAAGCTGCTTGACGCAGCGCACACGCCCGTTCGATGGAGTTGATCTGCTGGTGGCGGCTTTGCTGCAGCGGGGTTTGCGCTGGGGGGTGGTAACCAACAAAGCGAAGCGCTTCACAACACCCCTCACCCGTTCCATGGGCTTGTTCGATTCGGCATCCACAGTCATCAGCGGTGACACCACGCCCCATGCCAAGCCGCACCCGGAGCCCTTGCTGGAAGCCGCACGGCGGATGGCGTTGCTGCCGGGGCAGTGCATCTACGTGGGCGATGACGAGCGGGATGTCCGCGCGGGCCGTTCTGCCGGCATGGGCACAGTGGCTGCCTGCTACGGTTACCTGGGTGCAGGTGCCAATGTGGCGAGTTGGGGAGCCGACGCCGAAGTTTCTTCTCCCCTGCAGGTCTTGCAATTGCTCGAACCGTCTTAA
- a CDS encoding DUF2062 domain-containing protein, with the protein MKNRIKAWLPKPEALQNNRWLRWMGPVLNHPRLWHFSRKGIALGLALGIFFGLLIPVAQIPFAAALAVALRANVPMAVASTLITNPVTFGPVYYGAYRLGKAVLGEKAPTDREIESELQAAQEAPAAIEGLGNRARHAFKQLSTVGKPLVVGLAIVASLSGIVVYFLVSGIWILRTRWQRSKRLRSRTPRPGHET; encoded by the coding sequence ATGAAGAACCGCATCAAGGCATGGCTGCCCAAGCCGGAGGCACTGCAGAACAACCGGTGGTTGCGCTGGATGGGGCCGGTTCTGAATCATCCACGGCTCTGGCATTTCAGTCGAAAAGGCATTGCACTTGGCTTGGCCCTGGGCATCTTTTTCGGACTCCTGATCCCCGTGGCACAGATTCCGTTTGCCGCTGCACTCGCCGTGGCACTGCGGGCCAACGTTCCCATGGCAGTAGCGAGCACATTGATCACCAACCCCGTGACCTTTGGACCGGTCTATTACGGCGCTTACCGTCTGGGAAAGGCAGTGCTTGGGGAGAAGGCCCCCACAGATCGCGAGATCGAGTCTGAACTTCAGGCCGCGCAGGAAGCCCCTGCGGCCATTGAAGGCTTGGGCAACCGCGCGCGCCACGCCTTCAAGCAACTGTCCACCGTGGGAAAACCATTGGTAGTTGGCTTGGCCATTGTGGCCAGCCTGAGCGGAATTGTTGTGTACTTTCTGGTGAGTGGCATCTGGATCCTGAGGACCCGGTGGCAGCGCAGCAAACGGTTGCGATCCCGAACGCCACGGCCAGGCCACGAGACCTGA
- a CDS encoding pseudouridine synthase → MQLQDILFSQGFGTRRICCGLIQQGLVQVGAGSELETCLDPTAGFAEAGLVFRVQGDTWTYQERAYLMVHKPAGFECSQKPSTYPSVYTLLPGPLRTRGGGAAAGVQAVGRLDQDTTGLLLMSDDGKFIHRLTSPRHHVPKVYEVLVKHPLDEKQVNRLLEGVVLDDDPKPVKAQACSAEGELHLKLTLTEGKYHQVKRMVAAVGNRVEGLHRSSVGAISLTPDLPPGHWRWLTSDEVTSLTQKVPG, encoded by the coding sequence ATGCAGTTGCAGGACATTCTTTTTTCTCAGGGCTTCGGAACACGCCGTATCTGTTGTGGGTTGATCCAGCAGGGTCTGGTCCAAGTGGGTGCAGGTAGTGAATTGGAGACGTGCCTGGATCCCACAGCAGGTTTTGCCGAGGCCGGCCTCGTTTTTCGAGTCCAGGGTGACACGTGGACATACCAGGAGCGGGCCTACCTCATGGTCCACAAGCCCGCGGGCTTCGAGTGTTCACAAAAGCCGAGTACCTACCCAAGCGTCTACACCTTGCTGCCAGGTCCCTTGCGAACACGGGGCGGCGGCGCGGCGGCGGGCGTGCAAGCCGTGGGTCGTCTGGATCAGGACACGACGGGGCTGTTGTTGATGTCCGATGACGGCAAGTTCATTCATCGCCTGACATCGCCGCGCCATCATGTGCCCAAAGTGTACGAAGTGCTTGTCAAGCATCCGCTGGATGAGAAACAGGTGAACCGGCTGCTGGAAGGCGTGGTGCTCGACGACGACCCCAAACCAGTGAAGGCACAAGCCTGTTCGGCAGAGGGTGAGCTGCACCTGAAACTGACCCTGACAGAGGGCAAATATCACCAAGTCAAGCGCATGGTGGCTGCGGTGGGCAATCGGGTCGAGGGTCTGCACCGGTCGTCGGTGGGTGCGATTTCGCTCACGCCCGACCTGCCGCCCGGCCATTGGCGGTGGTTGACCTCGGACGAAGTCACGTCGTTGACGCAAAAAGTGCCGGGCTGA
- a CDS encoding DUF2726 domain-containing protein — MTDWTNPWLLAVLVPALLVLGAWLHHAWAERRARERRRIPKHWPLSTRALANSEEARVWHWLARAFYDHHVMIKLPVTRFTLPRDREQGMEWYKLLGSVYCTFTVCRSDGRVLGCLDVPGTAGLPRSTRALKHSLLTQCGLPYWVVRSNSLPTVAEIRAEFLGESALNQSMREREMEERAIIAAQANLRTVLTRQRSTRASDFAPLSTWPNSTTGEPRSDFNSQWQENSFLMPLDSRKGDLL, encoded by the coding sequence ATGACCGACTGGACCAACCCATGGCTGCTTGCAGTGCTGGTACCCGCTTTGCTGGTGCTGGGCGCTTGGCTGCACCACGCCTGGGCAGAGCGGCGGGCCCGGGAGCGCCGCCGTATTCCGAAGCACTGGCCCCTGAGCACCCGTGCATTGGCCAACAGCGAGGAAGCCCGCGTCTGGCATTGGCTGGCTCGGGCCTTTTACGACCATCACGTGATGATCAAACTGCCAGTGACCCGCTTCACTTTGCCCAGAGACCGGGAGCAAGGCATGGAGTGGTACAAGTTGCTGGGCAGTGTTTACTGCACCTTCACCGTGTGCCGCTCTGACGGTCGTGTCCTGGGTTGTCTGGATGTTCCGGGCACCGCAGGCCTGCCGCGCAGCACGCGGGCTCTCAAACACTCGTTGCTGACCCAGTGCGGCCTGCCTTACTGGGTGGTGCGCTCCAACAGCCTGCCCACGGTGGCAGAAATCCGCGCGGAGTTCCTCGGTGAGTCGGCGCTGAACCAGTCCATGCGCGAACGCGAAATGGAAGAGCGCGCCATCATTGCCGCACAAGCCAACCTGCGCACTGTGCTGACCCGCCAGCGCAGCACCCGCGCCAGCGACTTCGCACCCCTCTCCACCTGGCCCAACAGCACCACCGGCGAACCGCGCAGCGATTTCAATTCTCAGTGGCAGGAAAACTCGTTCCTGATGCCGCTCGACAGCCGCAAGGGCGACTTGCTCTGA
- a CDS encoding alpha/beta fold hydrolase, with protein MNRIDISGVGIEVAHLPGASDRAPLVFLHEGLGSISMWRQRGRLWPAELCAATGRAGWMYSRRGYGQSDPVADVRGPPRRDGAWHIGRHEPDYMHLEAHDVLPQVLDRLGISNPVLVGHSDGATIALLHASQHPVTACVAMAPHVFVEPMAVTAIEQAKQLFETTPDAADGLRQRLARHHRDVDNAFWQWNDVWLSEAFQAFDIRTELRGLAAHLLLVQGVDDEYGSLEQLAAIRREVPQAIHIELQSCGHTPHRDHPDQLLAGVRAFLGSIA; from the coding sequence ATGAACCGCATCGACATTTCCGGCGTTGGCATCGAGGTGGCCCACCTGCCCGGCGCCAGCGACCGCGCGCCCCTGGTTTTTTTGCACGAAGGCTTGGGCAGCATCTCGATGTGGCGACAAAGGGGACGACTCTGGCCAGCCGAACTCTGCGCTGCCACCGGCAGGGCCGGCTGGATGTACTCGCGGCGCGGCTACGGGCAATCCGATCCAGTGGCCGACGTGCGAGGCCCACCGCGACGTGACGGTGCCTGGCACATCGGGCGCCACGAACCCGACTACATGCACCTGGAAGCACACGACGTGCTTCCCCAAGTGCTCGATCGGCTCGGGATCTCGAATCCCGTTCTGGTGGGTCATTCCGACGGCGCCACGATCGCCCTGCTTCACGCCAGCCAGCACCCGGTGACCGCTTGCGTGGCCATGGCACCCCACGTATTTGTGGAACCGATGGCCGTGACCGCCATCGAGCAAGCAAAGCAACTGTTTGAGACAACGCCAGACGCCGCAGATGGCTTGCGGCAGCGGCTGGCCCGCCACCACCGGGACGTCGACAACGCTTTCTGGCAATGGAACGACGTCTGGCTCAGCGAAGCGTTCCAGGCCTTCGACATTCGAACCGAACTTCGCGGCCTGGCTGCGCACTTGTTGTTGGTCCAGGGCGTGGATGACGAATACGGCTCGTTGGAGCAACTCGCCGCCATCCGACGCGAAGTCCCCCAAGCCATCCACATCGAGCTGCAATCCTGCGGGCACACCCCCCACCGCGATCACCCAGACCAGCTTTTGGCCGGCGTTCGCGCATTTCTGGGCAGCATTGCCTGA